Part of the Trueperaceae bacterium genome, TGTCGAGGCGCCGCTCGAGCAGCTGCAGGAAGACCGTGCCGGTCGCCCCTTCGCGGCGGGTGGCTTCCTCGAACAGGTTGGCGAACTGCTTTTCGCTCATGTTGTAGAGGATGCGCAGCTTCTGCTTCTCACGGAGGCGGACGCCGTAGTCGCTGATGCGGCGGCGGCGGCGCTGCCCGTGCTCCCCGGGGGGGTAGGGACGGCGTTCCATGTACTTCTGCGCCTTGGGGGTCTCGGCGAGGTTCACCCCTTCGCGGCGGCACAGCTTGACGATCGGTCCTCGGTAACGGCCCATGCGTCCTCCTGCCTTACTGCCGGCGCCGCTTGCGCAGGCGGCAGCCGTTGTGGGGGGTGGGGGTGTCGTCGATGATCGTGCGGACGTTCACGCCGGTCGCTTGGATCGAGCGGATCGCCTGTTCGCGGCCCGAACCGGTGCCGCGGATCACGATGTCGAGCGTGGAGAGCCCCATGTTCTGGGCTTTGCGGGTCGCGTCCGCCGCAGCGAGCTGCGCGGCGTAGGGCGTGCCCTTCTTGGAGCCCTTGTAGCCGATGCTGCCCGACGAGGACCAGGTGACGGTGTTGCCGTCGGGGTCGGTGATGGTGATGATGGTGTTGTTGTACGAGGCGTGAATGAACGCCTTGCCCTCCACCAGGGTGCGCTTGGTGCGCTTGCGGTTCTTGGATGGCGTGGCCACGTCTACCCCCTACTTCCTCGGCGCCTTCTTCTTGCCGGCGACGGTGCGGCGCGGCCCCTTGCGGGTCCGGGCGTTGGTCTTGGTGGATTGCCCGCGCACGGGCAGGCCGCGACGGTGACGGAGGCCGCGGTAGCAGCCGATGTCCATGAGGCGCTTGACGTTGAGCTGCACCTCGCGGCGCAGGTCGCCCTCGACCTTGTACTGGCCGTCGACGACCTCGCGAATCTTCTGGACGTCGGATTCGGCGAGGTCCTTGACGCGGATCGAGGGATCGACGCCGGACTGCTCGAGGATGGCGCGGGCGCGCGTCGGCCCGATGCCGTAGACGTAGGGCAAGGCGTACTCGACGCGCTTCTCCCGCGGAAGGTCGACTCCGGAAATGCGTGCCATGGTTACCCCTGCCTCTGCTTGTGCTTGGGATTGGAGCAGATGACGTAGACGCGCCCGCTACGCTTGATCACCTTGCAGCTCGCGCACATCTTCTTGACGCTGGACCGTACTTTCATGGCCGTCCCCTTACTTCCTGTAGACGATGCGACCCTTTTCGGGGTCGTAGGTGCTGATTTCGACGACGACGCGGTCGCCGGGGAGGATGCGGATGTAGTGGCGGCGCATCTTGCCGCCGACGTGCGCGAGGATCTCGGGGCCCGCGTCGAGCTGCACGAGGAAGGTGGTGTTGGGGCGCGCCTCCAGGACGACCCCTTCGGTGCGCACCATGTCCTGCGTGGTTTCGGTGCCCTTCTGCCGGTTTTCGGCGCGCCCGCGTCCGGCGTTCGAACGCCGACCGCCGCGGCCGCCTCCTCGTCTACGCGCCATGCGCCACTCCCTCTCCCGTTCGCGTCGTCGTCTCCTTCGCCGTCAGAATGCGTGGGCCGTCCTCGGTGACGGCCACCGTGTGTTCGAAGTGCGCGGACGGCACCCCCGTTTCGGTGGGGGCGGTCCATCCGTCGTCGAGGACCACGACCGCGGTGCGCGAGTGCGCGACCATCGGTTCGATCGCCAAGACCAGGCCTGGCCGAAGCACGGGTCCCGTGCCGGCGCGGCCGAAGTTGGGCACGTCGGGCGGCTCGTGGAAGGTCCGGCCGATGCCGTGCCCCACGAACTCCCGTACCACCCAGAAGCCTTCCTGCTCGACGACGTCCTGAATGGCCGCGGACACGTCGCCCAGCCGATTTCCCGGGGCGGCTCGTTCGATGCCGGCGTAGAGGGACCGCTCGGTCGTTTCGAGCAACCGCTGCACATCGTCGGAGACGGCGCCGATGGCGTAGGTCTTCGCCATGTCGGCGGCGTACCCCTTGTAGAACGTGCCGACGTCGATGCTCACCGTGTCCCCCTCCTGCAACGGGCGGTCGTCCGGTATGCCGTGGACGACGACCTCGTTGAGGGAGGTGCACAGCGTCGCGGGAAACCCGCGGTAGCCCTTGAATGCGGGGCTACCACCACTCCGTAGGATAACCTCTTCGGCCACGTCGTTCAACTCGCGGGTGGTGACGCCGGGCGCCAGGCGCGCTTCGACCGCCTCGAGCGCCGCGCGGTTGATGTGCGCGGCGTCCACCATCGCGTCGATCTCGCCGGGCCGCTTGAGGATCACGCAAGCGCCCCCTCGATGCGTTCGGTGACGGCGTCGAGGTCGCCGACCCCATCGACGCGCACCAACAGGTCGCGCGCGTCGTAGAAATCGAGCAGCGGCCGGGTGGCGTCGGCGTAGACCTCCATGCGCTTGCGCACGGTGGCTTCGCCGTCGTCGCTGCGGCCCTCGCGTTCGGCGCGGCTCACGAGCCGCTCCACGAGCTCCTCCTGCGGCACCTCGAGCTGGATCACGGCGGTCATCTCCGCGCCGTACTCCGCGAGGAGCGCGTCGAGCGACACCGCCTGCCCCGGGGTGCGGGGGAAGCCGTCGAGGAGGACGCGGACCTCGTCCATCTCGTCGAGTTCGCTGCGGACCATGTCGACGATCAGGTGGTCGGGCACCAGCTCGCCCGCCTCCATGATCGCCTTCGCCTGCGTCCCCAGCTCGGTCCCGCGCGCGACGTGCCCGCGCAGCAGATCGCCGGTCGACAACGCCCGCAGGTCGTGGCGCTCGGCGATGCGGGCGCCCTGCGTGCCCTTGCCGGCCCCGGGCGGACCCATGATGAGGAGGACCTCGCTCGCCATCAGAACCGCCGTCCGCGACCGCGAATCCGTCCCTTCGAGACGAACCCTTCGTAGTGCCGCATCATCAGTTGGCTCTCGAGCTGCCGCAGCGTGTCGAGCGCGACGCCGACCATGATGAGCAGGCCGATGCCGCTGAACACGAAGCTGAGCTGGCCGGCGCCGGTCGCCCAGGCGAGCGCCTGCGGCAGGGCGTTGACCGCCCCGAGGAACAGCGCGCCCCACAGCGTGATGCGTTGCGTGATGCGGGCCAGGTGGTCGGTCGTCGGTTGGCCGGGACGGACGCCGGGCACGAAGCCGCCGTACTCGCGGAGGTTCTCGCTGATGCGCCGCGGGTCGAAACTGATCTGCGTGTAGAAGTACGTGAACGCGACGATCAGCACGGTGCTGGTGATGAGGCCCTGCCACTGCGCGGGGTTGAACCAGGCGCCGATCGCCTGCAACCACACGACGTCCGGGAAGCTGCCGATCAGGGTCTGGGGCAGGATGATGATGCTGACCGCGAAGATGATCGGGATGACGCCGGCGGCGTTGAGGCGCAACGGGATGTACGTCGATTGCCCGCCCATGACGCGGCGCCCGACGACCTTGCGGGCGTACTGCACCGGAATCCTGCGTTCCGCCTGTTGGATGAGCACCATCCCCGCGAGCGTGAGGATCAACAACGCGAAGAAGATGATCAAGCCGATGAGGTTGCCTTCGCCCCGCCCGATGAGGGCGAACTGTTGGGTGATGGCGCCGGGGAACGCCGCGACGATGCCGGCGTAGATGATCAGGGAGATGCCGTTGCCGATACCGTACTCGCTGATCTTCTCGCCGAGCCACATCACGACGCTGATGCCGGCGACCTGCGTCACGAGCACCACGAACCAGAAGAACGGCCCGTTGGCCCAGCCGATCTTCAGCGCGCCGGACGGCCCGAGGAGGGCGATGGCGAGGAACACCGCTTGGATCGCCCCGAGCCCCACCGCGCCGTAGCGGGTGTACTGGGTGATCTTGCGCCGGCCCTCCTCGCCCTCCTTGGCGAGCTTCTCGAGCGGCGGCCAGGTGCCCTGCAGGAGCTGCACGATGATGCTGGCCGTGATGTAGGGGATCACGCCGAGGGCGGCGATCGAGAACACCTCGAAGTTGCCGCCGGAGATGAAGTTGAGCAGGGTGAAGACGTCGCCCTGTCCGAAGCTTCCCTCCCGCAACCGGTCGATGTCGATCCCCGGGGTGGGGATGAACACCAGCAGCCGGTAGACGGCCAGCAGGCCGATCATCACCAGCAGCTTCGCGCGCAGCGCCGGGACGGCGGCGGCGTTGCGGAAGGCCGCGAGCATCAGGCCGACTCCTCGGCCGCCGCGCCCTTCACGTTCCCGCCCGCCGCCGTGACGGCGGCGGCCGCCCCCCGACTGACCGCGTCGAGGTCGATCGTGAGTTTCGTGGAGAGGTCACCGTCCCCGAGCAGTTTCACGGGACGGTCGGTACGCTTGACGAGGCCGGCGCCGACGAGCGCGTCGACGTCGACGGTGGCGCCGTCGTCGAAGCGGTCGAGGTCGCGGACGTTCACGATCTGCACCGGTTCCTTCGCCCTGTTGAAGCCGCGCTTGGGCAGCCGCATCACCAGGCGCGAACGACCGCCCTCCCAGCCGGCGCCCTGGCTGAAGCCGCTGCGCGACTTCTGGCCCTTCTGGCCGCGGCCGGCGGTCTTGCCGCGACCGCTGCCGAGACCGCGACCGACGCGCCGGCGGCGGCGTTTGGAGCCCGTGGCCGGGCCGATGTCGTTGAGTTTCACGAGCGGGACCCCCCTTGAATGGTGAGCAGGTAGGCGACCTTGTCGACCATGCCGCGCACGTCGGGCGTGTCGGCGACCTCACGCGTGTCGCCGGTCTTGCGCAACCCGAGCGCGCGCACGGTGGCGCGCTGGTCCTTCGGCACGC contains:
- the rpsK gene encoding 30S ribosomal protein S11 gives rise to the protein MATPSKNRKRTKRTLVEGKAFIHASYNNTIITITDPDGNTVTWSSSGSIGYKGSKKGTPYAAQLAAADATRKAQNMGLSTLDIVIRGTGSGREQAIRSIQATGVNVRTIIDDTPTPHNGCRLRKRRRQ
- the rpsM gene encoding 30S ribosomal protein S13, producing MARISGVDLPREKRVEYALPYVYGIGPTRARAILEQSGVDPSIRVKDLAESDVQKIREVVDGQYKVEGDLRREVQLNVKRLMDIGCYRGLRHRRGLPVRGQSTKTNARTRKGPRRTVAGKKKAPRK
- the rpmJ gene encoding 50S ribosomal protein L36, with product MKVRSSVKKMCASCKVIKRSGRVYVICSNPKHKQRQG
- the infA gene encoding translation initiation factor IF-1 — its product is MVRTEGVVLEARPNTTFLVQLDAGPEILAHVGGKMRRHYIRILPGDRVVVEISTYDPEKGRIVYRK
- the map gene encoding type I methionyl aminopeptidase gives rise to the protein MILKRPGEIDAMVDAAHINRAALEAVEARLAPGVTTRELNDVAEEVILRSGGSPAFKGYRGFPATLCTSLNEVVVHGIPDDRPLQEGDTVSIDVGTFYKGYAADMAKTYAIGAVSDDVQRLLETTERSLYAGIERAAPGNRLGDVSAAIQDVVEQEGFWVVREFVGHGIGRTFHEPPDVPNFGRAGTGPVLRPGLVLAIEPMVAHSRTAVVVLDDGWTAPTETGVPSAHFEHTVAVTEDGPRILTAKETTTRTGEGVAHGA
- a CDS encoding adenylate kinase encodes the protein MASEVLLIMGPPGAGKGTQGARIAERHDLRALSTGDLLRGHVARGTELGTQAKAIMEAGELVPDHLIVDMVRSELDEMDEVRVLLDGFPRTPGQAVSLDALLAEYGAEMTAVIQLEVPQEELVERLVSRAEREGRSDDGEATVRKRMEVYADATRPLLDFYDARDLLVRVDGVGDLDAVTERIEGALA
- the secY gene encoding preprotein translocase subunit SecY is translated as MLAAFRNAAAVPALRAKLLVMIGLLAVYRLLVFIPTPGIDIDRLREGSFGQGDVFTLLNFISGGNFEVFSIAALGVIPYITASIIVQLLQGTWPPLEKLAKEGEEGRRKITQYTRYGAVGLGAIQAVFLAIALLGPSGALKIGWANGPFFWFVVLVTQVAGISVVMWLGEKISEYGIGNGISLIIYAGIVAAFPGAITQQFALIGRGEGNLIGLIIFFALLILTLAGMVLIQQAERRIPVQYARKVVGRRVMGGQSTYIPLRLNAAGVIPIIFAVSIIILPQTLIGSFPDVVWLQAIGAWFNPAQWQGLITSTVLIVAFTYFYTQISFDPRRISENLREYGGFVPGVRPGQPTTDHLARITQRITLWGALFLGAVNALPQALAWATGAGQLSFVFSGIGLLIMVGVALDTLRQLESQLMMRHYEGFVSKGRIRGRGRRF
- the rplO gene encoding 50S ribosomal protein L15 codes for the protein MKLNDIGPATGSKRRRRRVGRGLGSGRGKTAGRGQKGQKSRSGFSQGAGWEGGRSRLVMRLPKRGFNRAKEPVQIVNVRDLDRFDDGATVDVDALVGAGLVKRTDRPVKLLGDGDLSTKLTIDLDAVSRGAAAAVTAAGGNVKGAAAEESA
- the rpmD gene encoding 50S ribosomal protein L30 produces the protein MKITLTRSLIGVPKDQRATVRALGLRKTGDTREVADTPDVRGMVDKVAYLLTIQGGSRS